The Candida dubliniensis CD36 chromosome 2, complete sequence genome contains a region encoding:
- a CDS encoding Acyl-CoA thioesterase Tes4p, putative (Similar to S. cerevisiae TES4), protein MTDLTTTHQLPYVDIASVFDVKQIETYKYRGIKPLQKQSSLHRGVFGGNFVAQSLLVAIRSAPHGFQPHTIHSYFVRAGDDRTPIEWEVDEISNGRTFANRAIRGFQNGKVVFTANVSLTSKNSAKDIAKKTSTTPLIYQKEVDSEYHDLRNSITKCPLFLENANAHFTVRTFPINLSRDIYAFLSRFGAESKETIVGLSTEYQYVALATISDFVRLEEVFKSMGVEVDVSFNVSLDHSIYFHDNDFDATKWSTYLVEVTRWSHDRVMIVGKIYNDKGIHVASISQERLFVSKNKPKF, encoded by the coding sequence ATGACTGATCTTACAACCACCCACCAGCTACCATATGTTGACATTGCATCTGTGTTTGACGTCAAGCAAATAGAAACCTATAAATATCGAGGGATAAAACCATTGCAAAAGCAGTCTTCATTACACCGAGGTGTCTTTGGAGGTAATTTTGTAGCACAATCGTTACTAGTTGCTATCAGATCAGCGCCCCACGGGTTTCAACCACATACCATACACTCCTATTTTGTTAGAGCTGGCGATGATAGGACTCCTATTGAATGGGAAGTGGATGAAATTTCCAACGGTAGAACATTTGCAAATAGAGCGATACGTGGATTCCAGAATGGTAAGGTTGTGTTTACTGCCAACGTTTCTTTGACAAGCAAGAATTCAGCTAAAGATATCGCTAAAAAAACAAGCACCACTCCATTGATATATCAAAAAGAAGTCGATTCTGAATATCATGATCTCAGAAATAGTATTACAAAGTGTCCtttatttttggaaaatgcAAATGCTCATTTCACCGTGAGAACTTTCCCAATAAATCTTTCTAGGGATATCTATGCCTTTTTGCTGAGATTTGGAGCTGAAAGCAAAGAAACTATTGTTGGATTATCCACCGAATACCAATATGTTGCCTTGGCAACAATATCTGATTTTGTGAGGCTTGAAGAAGTTTTCAAAAGTATGGGCGTAGAGGTCGATGTTTCCTTTAATGTGTCCTTAGATCATTCCATATATTTTcatgataatgatttcGACGCCACAAAGTGGTCTACTTATTTGGTTGAAGTAACCAGATGGAGCCATGATAGGGTTATGATTGTTGGTAAGATTTATAATGACAAGGGTATCCACGTTGCTAGTATCTCCCAAGAACGTCTCTTTGTTAgcaaaaacaaaccaaaattctaa
- a CDS encoding Acyl-CoA thioesterase Tes3p, putative (Similar to S. cerevisiae TES3), translating to MREEYQANNSHVELINLDEVYGVTKIGHNTYRGNRPLTKPDRRSRGVYGGNFCGQAVLVAMKSSPPEFKPHSFHSYFVKAGRDDEPVTWKVEEVSTGRTFANRLLQAIQFGNIVFTAEVSLTKKNSISKTKSAENKPPISFETPIGKTFEAYNNVSLPIIPNDSVLIDYRQFPEQLDSDKISYSLKWGNNNQNSWDMLHANKDYQFVGLAILSDILDVSVFLKHLGYQGKPQFNASLDHSVYFHDDDFDVTKWCTTFMKVSRICNDRALIKAEIYSNNGSHIASIVQERLWITGGAKL from the coding sequence ATGAGAGAAGAATATCAAGCAAACAATAGCCACGTTGAGCTAATCAATTTAGATGAAGTTTACGGAGTTACAAAGATAGGGCACAATACTTATCGCGGGAACAGACCATTAACCAAACCTGACAGACGATCAAGGGGAGTTTATGGAGGCAATTTTTGTGGCCAGGCCGTTTTAGTTGCTATGAAATCTTCACCACCAGAGTTCAAACCTCATTCCTTCCATTCATATTTCGTCAAAGCTGGTCGTGATGATGAGCCCGTGACTTGGAAAGTAGAAGAAGTGTCTACTGGTAGGACTTTTGCTAATCGATTGTTGCAAGCAATTCAGTTTGGCAATATTGTTTTCACCGCAGAGGTGTCTTTGACCAAGAAAAACTCTATTTCCAAAACTAAGTCAGCTGAAAATAAACCACCCATTCTGTTCGAAACTCCCATAGGTAAAACTTTTGAAGCTTATAATAATGTTTCCTTACCGATTATTCCAAATGACTcagttttaattgattatagaCAATTTCCAGAACAATTGGATTCTGATAAAATATCATATTCACTTAAATGGGGCAATAACAATCAAAATAGCTGGGATATGTTGCATGCTAATAAGGATTATCAGTTTGTTGGGTTGGCTATACTATCAGATATACTTGATGTTAGTGTCTTTTTGAAGCATTTAGGATACCAAGGCAAGCCACAATTTAATGCATCTTTGGATCACAGTGTTTATTTCCACGATGACGATTTTGATGTAACAAAATGGTGCACAACGTTTATGAAAGTTTCTAGAATTTGTAATGATAGAGCATTAATCAAAGCTGAAATTTACTCAAATAATGGACTGCATATTGCTTCTATTGTTCAAGAAAGATTATGGATTACCGGGGGTGCCAAATTGTAG